A genomic window from Armatimonadota bacterium includes:
- the rplD gene encoding 50S ribosomal protein L4 — translation MPTMPLYNAAGEQVGEIEMSAALFEVAADQGLVHRAVTAYLAGRRAGTASTKGRSDVRGGGRKPWRQKGTGRARHGSRRSPIWKGGAAAMGPKPRDWSQRLPRKVRRRALVTILSERARSGQVTVVDNLQPQRTSTREFAQVLANLNLDASAGRVLVVDGQPSRELVLSARNLPGVTVVEADALNTYDIAASTRLVMTRAALERLQETRT, via the coding sequence ATGCCCACCATGCCGCTGTACAATGCGGCCGGCGAGCAGGTCGGCGAGATCGAGATGAGCGCGGCGCTGTTCGAGGTCGCCGCCGATCAAGGGCTCGTCCATCGAGCGGTCACGGCCTACCTGGCCGGCCGCCGCGCCGGCACGGCGAGCACCAAGGGGCGCAGCGACGTCCGCGGCGGGGGTCGCAAGCCCTGGCGCCAGAAGGGCACCGGGCGCGCGCGCCACGGCAGCCGCCGCTCCCCTATCTGGAAGGGCGGCGCCGCGGCCATGGGGCCCAAGCCCCGCGACTGGTCGCAGCGCCTGCCCCGGAAGGTGCGGCGCCGGGCGCTGGTCACCATCCTGTCGGAGCGGGCGCGCAGCGGGCAGGTGACGGTGGTTGACAACCTGCAGCCGCAGCGGACGAGCACGCGCGAGTTCGCGCAGGTGCTGGCCAATCTCAACCTCGACGCGAGCGCCGGGCGCGTGTTGGTGGTGGACGGGCAGCCGTCGCGCGAGCTGGTGCTGTCGGCGCGCAACCTGCCGGGAGTAACCGTGGTCGAGGCGGACGCCCTCAATACCTACGACATCGCCGCCAGCACGCGGCTGGTGATGACCCGGGCGGCGCTGGAGCGTCTGCAGGAGACGCGGACATGA
- the rplW gene encoding 50S ribosomal protein L23 produces the protein MKDAHDIILRPILSEKSVAASEVGKYVFRVRRDATKVDVRNAIERLFPQVKVAKVNTINVRGKERRTSGLGRRRRPGRTSDWKKAVVTLKQGKIPVFEGL, from the coding sequence ATGAAGGATGCGCACGACATCATCCTGCGGCCCATCCTGTCGGAGAAGAGCGTCGCCGCAAGCGAGGTCGGCAAGTACGTCTTCCGCGTGCGCCGCGATGCGACCAAGGTGGATGTGCGCAACGCCATCGAGCGCCTGTTTCCGCAGGTTAAAGTCGCCAAGGTCAACACCATCAACGTGCGCGGCAAGGAGCGGCGCACTTCGGGCTTGGGCCGGCGGCGGCGCCCCGGCCGCACTTCGGATTGGAAAAAAGCGGTGGTCACCCTCAAGCAGGGGAAGATTCCGGTATTCGAGGGGCTCTAG
- the rplB gene encoding 50S ribosomal protein L2 has protein sequence MPVKQYRPTTPSRRYMTQVQREHTRERPEKSLLRPLRSSAGRNASGRTTARFRGGGHKRRYRLVDFKRDKDHVPARVAAIEYDPNRSADIALLHYADGEKRYILAPVGIAVGMTVISGTQGVDVRPGNAMPLLAMPVGTVVHNIELSPGKGGQLCRSAGASAQLMAKEGKFAHLRLPSSEMRMVAIGCRASVGQVGNTDHSNITVGKAGRTRWQGHRPHVRGVAMTPRDHPHGGGEGRSPIGRKSPMTPWGQPTLGHKTRRRNQASNRLIMKRKKK, from the coding sequence GTGCCAGTGAAGCAATACAGGCCAACGACACCCAGCCGCCGCTACATGACGCAAGTGCAGCGGGAGCACACGCGGGAGCGGCCGGAAAAATCGCTGTTGCGGCCGCTGCGTAGCAGCGCGGGGCGCAACGCCAGCGGGCGCACGACCGCGCGTTTCCGCGGCGGCGGGCACAAGCGGCGTTATCGCCTCGTGGATTTCAAGCGCGACAAGGACCATGTTCCCGCGCGCGTGGCGGCGATCGAATACGATCCCAACCGCTCGGCTGACATCGCGCTCCTGCACTACGCCGACGGCGAGAAGCGCTACATCCTGGCGCCGGTGGGAATCGCGGTGGGGATGACGGTCATCTCGGGCACGCAGGGGGTGGATGTGCGCCCGGGCAACGCGATGCCGCTGTTGGCGATGCCGGTGGGCACCGTCGTGCACAACATCGAGCTGTCCCCCGGCAAGGGCGGCCAGCTGTGCCGCAGCGCGGGCGCCAGCGCGCAGCTCATGGCCAAGGAGGGCAAGTTCGCGCACCTGCGCCTGCCCTCGAGCGAGATGCGGATGGTCGCTATCGGCTGCCGGGCTTCGGTGGGGCAGGTCGGCAACACCGACCACTCCAACATCACCGTCGGCAAGGCCGGGCGCACGCGCTGGCAGGGGCACCGCCCGCACGTGCGGGGGGTGGCGATGACGCCGCGGGATCACCCCCACGGCGGGGGCGAGGGGCGCAGCCCGATCGGGCGCAAGAGCCCCATGACCCCGTGGGGACAGCCCACCCTGGGGCACAAGACGCGTCGGCGCAACCAGGCCAGCAACCGCCTGATCATGAAGCGCAAGAAGAAGTAA
- the rpsS gene encoding 30S ribosomal protein S19, with protein sequence MARSLKKGPFVDVHLMDKVERLNRSGEKKIIRTWSRRSTIVPDMVGHTIAVHDGRRHVPVLMTENMVGHKLGEFAPTRHFRGHGHRTERSTAPR encoded by the coding sequence ATGGCGAGATCGCTGAAAAAGGGTCCCTTCGTGGACGTCCACCTGATGGACAAGGTGGAGCGCCTCAACCGCTCGGGAGAGAAGAAGATCATCCGCACCTGGTCGCGGCGGTCAACCATCGTCCCCGACATGGTGGGGCACACCATTGCGGTGCACGACGGGCGCCGGCATGTGCCGGTGCTGATGACGGAGAACATGGTCGGGCACAAGCTCGGCGAGTTCGCCCCGACCCGGCATTTCCGGGGCCACGGGCATCGCACCGAGCGTTCGACCGCGCCGCGCTAG
- the rplV gene encoding 50S ribosomal protein L22 — protein MEAKATAKYIRIAPFKVRRVLALIRGQDLTRALALLDFTPGMAAPAIKKVLSSAAANAETNHGMNRERLRVRLAYADAGPSLRRFRPGSLSRGGIIRKRMSHITVVLDERPQPAAAPKRRPPARMRPQ, from the coding sequence GTGGAGGCAAAGGCGACAGCCAAGTACATACGAATCGCGCCGTTCAAGGTGCGGCGGGTGCTGGCCCTCATCCGCGGCCAGGACCTGACGCGCGCGTTGGCGCTGCTCGACTTCACGCCGGGCATGGCGGCGCCGGCGATCAAGAAGGTCCTGAGCTCGGCCGCGGCCAACGCCGAGACCAATCACGGCATGAACCGCGAGCGGCTGCGGGTGCGGCTGGCCTATGCCGACGCGGGGCCCAGCCTGCGGCGCTTCCGCCCCGGCTCGCTCAGCCGCGGGGGGATCATCCGCAAGCGCATGAGCCATATCACGGTGGTGCTCGACGAACGACCGCAGCCGGCGGCCGCGCCCAAGCGCCGACCGCCGGCGCGCATGCGGCCGCAATAG
- the rplP gene encoding 50S ribosomal protein L16, which produces MLMPSRTKYRKQQRGHMKGRAGRGASIAFGEYGLQALEPCWLTNRQIEAARVAVTRHMRRTGKVWVRVFPDKPVTKKPAETRMGSGKGAPEGWVAVVRPGRVLFELGGVSYDLAREALLRAAHKLPIKVRVISRAAGGGTEAAA; this is translated from the coding sequence ATGTTGATGCCGTCCAGGACCAAGTATCGCAAGCAGCAGCGCGGGCACATGAAGGGGCGCGCCGGACGCGGCGCCAGCATCGCCTTCGGGGAATACGGGCTGCAGGCGCTGGAGCCGTGCTGGCTGACCAACCGTCAGATCGAGGCGGCGCGCGTGGCGGTGACGCGCCACATGCGGCGCACGGGCAAGGTGTGGGTGCGGGTCTTTCCCGACAAGCCGGTGACCAAGAAACCGGCGGAGACGCGCATGGGCAGCGGCAAGGGCGCGCCTGAAGGCTGGGTGGCGGTGGTGAGGCCGGGGCGGGTGCTGTTCGAGCTCGGGGGCGTAAGCTACGACCTGGCGCGAGAGGCGCTGCTGCGGGCGGCGCACAAGCTGCCGATTAAGGTGCGCGTCATCTCGCGCGCGGCGGGCGGCGGCACGGAGGCGGCGGCATGA
- the rpmC gene encoding 50S ribosomal protein L29, translating into MKASELREQSVPELQGRVANLRDEWFRLRFQRVSKQLPNPMRIRAVRKDLARILTILAEREHSAGAEEARKS; encoded by the coding sequence ATGAAGGCCTCTGAACTGCGCGAGCAGAGCGTGCCGGAGCTGCAGGGCCGGGTGGCTAACCTGCGCGACGAATGGTTTCGCCTGCGCTTTCAGCGGGTGAGCAAGCAGCTGCCCAATCCCATGCGCATCCGCGCGGTACGCAAGGACCTCGCGCGCATCCTGACCATCCTGGCCGAGCGCGAGCACAGCGCCGGCGCGGAAGAGGCACGGAAATCATGA
- the rpsQ gene encoding 30S ribosomal protein S17 has translation MEQPTRGVRKQREGVVVSDKMDKTVIVAVETVGPHRLYRRVVRHSKRFMAHDEDNRCKVGDRVRLSETRPLSHRKRWRVSAIIEVAK, from the coding sequence ATGGAGCAACCTACCAGGGGCGTCAGAAAGCAGCGCGAGGGCGTGGTCGTCAGCGACAAGATGGACAAGACCGTCATCGTCGCCGTCGAGACGGTGGGGCCGCATCGGCTCTACCGGCGCGTGGTGCGGCACAGCAAGCGATTCATGGCGCACGACGAGGACAACCGCTGCAAGGTCGGCGACCGCGTGCGCCTGAGCGAGACACGGCCGTTGAGTCACCGCAAGCGCTGGCGGGTGAGCGCCATCATCGAGGTCGCGAAGTAA
- the fusA gene encoding elongation factor G has protein sequence MKRYATDHIRNLVLIGHGGSGKTSLAEALLHAAGVVDRLGAVAAGTTVGDSDPDEIERGISISAALLPCAWREHKLNLLDTPGYADFVGEVIACLRVADGAIVTLDAVAGVEVQTERYWQMARQRGIVPLIVVTKLDKEGADFAGAMQSARDRLGCNVVATHLPIGAAQGLRGVVDLLAEQALIWRGDKVSQEAPPAAMADDIAVAREVLMEAAAEADDELTEKYLEQGALTNEDMSRGLRAAVLAGRTVAAVPVAAVSGIGVQAAAEAVVSYLPGPAQAPAQCAVAVEGEQQLELRADPEQPLAALVFKTMADPFAGRLTVFRVYQGVLHSDGNVYNANRRRRERVGQISVPRGKQQEAVAAVGAGDMGVVAKLHETVTGDVLCDEQHQVTMPALDFPEPVLAVAVQPKSKGDEDKVNSGLDRLREEDPTIGVSTDPDTRQTLLSGMGDLHLEVIVGRLKRKFGVEVEIGTPRVAYRETITKTVQVQGKYKRQTGGRGQYGDVWVRVEPQPRGAGFEFADEIAGGVVPRNYIPAVGKGIAEAMQRGVVAGYPLVDLRAALYDGSYHSVDSSEMAFKIAGSMALQKAVAEAEPRLLEPIMNVEVTVPDQHMGDIIGHLNGKRGRIQGMEPGAPGSQVVLAQVPLAEMFAYATELRSMTQGRASYRMKFSHYEEVPGHIAQRIIDEAQQRKQEQPQR, from the coding sequence ATGAAACGCTACGCCACTGATCACATTCGCAACTTGGTGCTCATCGGCCACGGCGGCAGCGGCAAGACCAGCCTGGCCGAGGCCCTGCTGCACGCCGCGGGCGTGGTTGACCGCCTGGGCGCGGTCGCGGCCGGCACCACCGTCGGCGATAGCGACCCCGACGAAATCGAGCGCGGCATTTCGATCAGCGCGGCGCTCCTGCCCTGCGCATGGCGCGAGCACAAGCTCAACCTGCTGGACACGCCGGGCTACGCGGATTTCGTGGGCGAGGTCATCGCCTGCCTGCGCGTCGCCGACGGCGCCATCGTGACCCTCGACGCCGTGGCCGGGGTCGAGGTGCAGACCGAGCGCTACTGGCAGATGGCGCGCCAGCGGGGGATCGTCCCCCTCATCGTCGTCACCAAGCTGGACAAGGAGGGGGCCGACTTCGCGGGGGCGATGCAATCCGCGCGCGATCGCCTTGGCTGCAATGTCGTCGCCACCCACCTGCCGATCGGCGCGGCCCAGGGGCTGCGGGGGGTGGTGGACCTGCTGGCGGAGCAGGCGCTGATCTGGCGCGGCGACAAGGTGAGTCAGGAGGCGCCTCCGGCCGCCATGGCCGACGACATCGCGGTGGCGCGTGAGGTGTTGATGGAGGCGGCGGCCGAAGCCGACGACGAGCTGACCGAGAAGTACCTGGAGCAGGGCGCGCTGACGAACGAGGACATGAGCCGCGGGCTGCGCGCGGCAGTGCTTGCCGGGCGGACGGTGGCGGCGGTGCCGGTTGCCGCCGTCTCCGGCATCGGGGTGCAGGCGGCGGCGGAGGCGGTGGTCTCGTACCTGCCCGGCCCGGCGCAGGCGCCGGCGCAGTGCGCGGTCGCGGTGGAAGGCGAGCAGCAGCTCGAGCTGCGCGCCGATCCCGAGCAGCCGCTGGCGGCGTTGGTCTTCAAGACCATGGCCGATCCCTTCGCCGGACGCCTGACCGTCTTCCGCGTCTACCAGGGGGTGTTGCACTCTGACGGCAACGTCTACAACGCCAACCGCCGACGGCGGGAGCGCGTGGGCCAGATCTCGGTTCCGCGCGGCAAGCAGCAGGAGGCGGTAGCGGCGGTGGGCGCCGGGGACATGGGCGTCGTCGCCAAGCTGCACGAGACCGTCACCGGCGATGTCTTATGCGACGAGCAGCACCAGGTGACAATGCCGGCCCTCGATTTCCCCGAGCCGGTGCTCGCGGTCGCGGTGCAGCCCAAGTCCAAAGGCGACGAGGACAAGGTCAACAGCGGCCTCGACCGGCTGCGCGAGGAGGACCCGACCATCGGCGTCAGCACGGATCCCGACACGCGGCAGACGTTGCTGTCGGGGATGGGGGACCTGCACCTGGAGGTAATCGTCGGCCGCCTGAAGCGGAAGTTCGGGGTCGAGGTCGAGATCGGCACGCCGCGCGTGGCGTACCGGGAGACCATCACCAAGACGGTGCAGGTGCAGGGCAAGTACAAGCGCCAGACGGGCGGGCGCGGCCAGTATGGAGACGTGTGGGTGCGGGTGGAGCCGCAGCCGCGGGGCGCGGGCTTCGAGTTCGCGGACGAGATCGCGGGCGGGGTGGTGCCGCGCAACTACATCCCGGCGGTGGGGAAGGGGATCGCGGAGGCAATGCAGCGCGGGGTGGTGGCGGGGTACCCGCTGGTGGACCTGCGCGCGGCGCTCTACGACGGCTCCTACCACAGCGTAGATTCGTCGGAAATGGCATTCAAGATCGCCGGCTCCATGGCCCTGCAAAAGGCGGTGGCCGAGGCTGAGCCCCGGCTCCTGGAGCCGATCATGAACGTAGAGGTGACGGTGCCCGACCAGCACATGGGGGACATCATCGGCCATCTCAACGGCAAGCGCGGGCGCATCCAGGGGATGGAGCCGGGGGCGCCGGGCAGCCAGGTCGTGCTCGCTCAGGTGCCGCTGGCGGAGATGTTCGCCTACGCCACCGAGCTGCGCTCGATGACCCAAGGGCGCGCCAGCTACCGCATGAAGTTCTCACACTACGAGGAGGTGCCGGGACACATCGCCCAGCGCATCATTGATGAGGCGCAACAGCGCAAGCAGGAGCAACCGCAGCGCTAG
- the rplN gene encoding 50S ribosomal protein L14, whose amino-acid sequence MIQTRSRLRVADNTGARQIECIRVLGGSARKWARVGDTIVAAVKQVSPGAPIRKGDVVRAVVVRTLQPVQRADGSSIRFDENAAVIITDAGDPRGTRIFGPVARELRDREFTKIVSLAPEVL is encoded by the coding sequence ATGATCCAAACACGCAGCCGCTTGCGGGTCGCCGACAACACCGGCGCTCGGCAAATCGAATGCATACGAGTGCTGGGGGGCTCCGCGCGCAAGTGGGCGCGGGTGGGCGACACCATCGTCGCCGCGGTCAAGCAGGTCAGCCCCGGAGCGCCCATTCGCAAGGGCGACGTGGTGCGCGCGGTGGTGGTGCGCACGCTGCAGCCGGTGCAGCGCGCGGACGGCTCCTCCATCCGTTTTGACGAGAATGCGGCGGTGATCATCACCGACGCCGGAGACCCGCGGGGGACGCGCATCTTCGGGCCGGTGGCGCGCGAGCTGCGCGACCGCGAGTTCACCAAGATCGTGTCGTTGGCGCCCGAGGTGCTGTAG
- the rplX gene encoding 50S ribosomal protein L24: MASPVKPNIKKGDLVYILRGKDHAQRMRGRAEELALMAPQRVKAEADKEPGRRGKVLSVNRQKGQVLVDGVNIIIKHAKPRSMTTRTSQMQSGRRQQPGPLAIANVMLVCPRCDRPTAVTRRAVSGKRIRVCRRCGEHIDEV; the protein is encoded by the coding sequence ATGGCAAGCCCGGTCAAGCCGAATATCAAAAAAGGGGACCTGGTCTACATCCTGCGAGGCAAGGACCACGCGCAGCGCATGAGGGGGCGGGCAGAAGAGCTGGCGCTCATGGCTCCCCAACGAGTGAAGGCCGAGGCCGACAAGGAGCCGGGCCGGCGCGGCAAGGTGCTCTCGGTCAACCGACAGAAGGGCCAGGTGCTGGTGGACGGCGTCAACATCATCATCAAGCACGCCAAGCCCCGCAGCATGACGACGCGCACCAGCCAGATGCAATCCGGGCGTCGCCAGCAGCCGGGACCGCTGGCGATCGCCAACGTCATGTTGGTGTGCCCGCGCTGCGACCGGCCGACCGCGGTCACGCGCCGCGCGGTTTCGGGCAAGCGCATTCGCGTCTGCCGGCGCTGCGGCGAGCACATTGACGAGGTCTGA
- the rplE gene encoding 50S ribosomal protein L5, with product MSEDIVNPEPAPKPARRTRKQAPAGASERAGGAGKSKRKAASGPAAEPQPQVKLPPRLKVRYRQEILPELMRELGLDNPMRVPRVSKVVINMGVGVATQEPKALEGAVRELAQIAGQRPAITRARKSIAAFKVREKNPVGCRVTLRGDRMYEFLDRLFNAVLPRIRDFRGLSARSFDGRGNFTMGVREQVIFPELNMDEVERVRGMDIIITTTAKSDEAGRALLARMGLPLRDN from the coding sequence ATGAGCGAAGACATCGTTAACCCCGAACCGGCGCCGAAGCCCGCCCGGCGGACGCGCAAGCAGGCGCCAGCGGGCGCGTCCGAGCGCGCCGGCGGCGCGGGGAAGTCCAAGCGCAAAGCCGCCTCCGGCCCCGCAGCGGAGCCGCAACCGCAGGTCAAACTGCCGCCGCGGCTGAAGGTGCGTTACCGCCAGGAGATCCTGCCGGAGCTGATGCGCGAGCTGGGGCTGGACAACCCGATGCGGGTGCCGCGGGTGAGCAAGGTCGTCATCAACATGGGGGTGGGAGTGGCGACGCAGGAGCCGAAGGCGCTGGAGGGCGCGGTGCGAGAGCTGGCGCAGATCGCGGGCCAGCGCCCCGCGATCACGCGGGCGCGCAAGTCCATCGCCGCGTTCAAGGTGCGCGAGAAGAATCCCGTCGGCTGCCGCGTGACCCTGCGCGGGGACCGCATGTACGAGTTTCTGGACCGGCTGTTCAACGCGGTGCTGCCCCGCATCCGGGACTTCCGCGGGCTCTCCGCGCGCTCGTTCGATGGACGCGGCAACTTCACCATGGGCGTGCGCGAGCAGGTCATCTTCCCGGAGCTCAACATGGATGAAGTTGAGCGCGTGCGGGGGATGGATATCATCATCACCACCACCGCCAAGAGCGACGAAGCGGGGCGGGCGCTGCTGGCGAGGATGGGCCTGCCGCTGAGGGATAACTGA
- a CDS encoding type Z 30S ribosomal protein S14: MAKKALVEKANRAPKFRSRRYYRCQVCGRARAYFRKFGMCRICLRTFALRGLLPGVTKASW; the protein is encoded by the coding sequence GTGGCGAAGAAAGCACTAGTGGAAAAGGCCAACCGGGCCCCCAAGTTCCGTTCCCGCCGCTATTACCGCTGCCAGGTGTGCGGCCGGGCGCGAGCCTACTTCCGCAAGTTCGGGATGTGCAGGATCTGCCTGCGCACGTTTGCGCTCCGGGGGCTGCTGCCCGGGGTCACCAAGGCGAGCTGGTAG
- the rpsH gene encoding 30S ribosomal protein S8, with protein sequence MAQTDPIADMLTRIRNAYVARHEQVMVPASRLKFEIAKILRAEGYVQKCEMRDDGKQGLLVVTLKYTEGRTPAIVGVRRVSRPGRRVYVGARRVPRVMGGLGTAVLSTPMGPLTGSQARSRGVGGEVLFYVW encoded by the coding sequence ATGGCCCAGACAGATCCCATAGCGGATATGCTCACGCGCATCCGTAACGCTTACGTCGCGCGCCACGAACAGGTGATGGTGCCGGCATCGCGGCTCAAGTTCGAGATCGCGAAGATCCTGCGCGCCGAAGGCTACGTGCAGAAATGCGAGATGCGTGATGACGGCAAGCAGGGCCTGCTGGTGGTGACCCTCAAGTACACCGAGGGTCGCACGCCGGCGATCGTCGGCGTGCGACGGGTGAGTCGGCCCGGGCGCAGGGTTTACGTGGGCGCGCGGCGCGTGCCGCGGGTGATGGGCGGTCTCGGCACCGCCGTCCTGTCGACGCCCATGGGGCCGTTGACCGGCAGCCAGGCGCGGAGCCGCGGAGTCGGCGGCGAAGTGCTGTTCTACGTGTGGTGA
- the rplF gene encoding 50S ribosomal protein L6, with amino-acid sequence MSRVGKRPIPLPAGVTVEINAGQVTVTGPRGTLERRVAPEMTVRAEGDQLIVARPSDTKQHKSLHGLTRSLIANMVTGVTAGFCKRIDLMGVGYRAQMQDRKLVLQVGFSHPVEVYPPAGVEMSLETFTPLAENNFLAARIAVSGNSKEQVGQMAADIRAVKKPEPYKGKGLRYTGEVVRRKAGKTAVRTGIG; translated from the coding sequence ATGTCGCGGGTAGGCAAGCGGCCGATACCGCTGCCGGCGGGGGTGACGGTTGAGATCAACGCCGGGCAGGTGACGGTCACCGGGCCCCGGGGCACGCTGGAGCGCAGGGTGGCCCCGGAGATGACGGTGCGGGCGGAGGGCGACCAACTGATCGTCGCCCGGCCCAGCGATACCAAGCAGCATAAGTCGCTGCACGGGCTCACGCGCAGTCTCATCGCCAACATGGTGACGGGGGTCACCGCCGGCTTCTGCAAGCGCATAGACCTCATGGGGGTGGGCTACCGCGCGCAGATGCAAGATCGCAAGCTGGTGCTCCAGGTCGGGTTCTCGCACCCGGTCGAGGTCTATCCGCCGGCGGGGGTGGAGATGTCGTTGGAGACGTTCACGCCGCTGGCCGAGAACAACTTCCTGGCGGCGCGCATCGCGGTTTCGGGCAACAGCAAGGAGCAAGTAGGGCAGATGGCGGCGGACATCCGCGCGGTCAAGAAACCCGAACCGTACAAAGGCAAGGGTCTGCGCTACACCGGCGAGGTCGTGCGCCGCAAGGCGGGCAAGACTGCGGTCAGGACCGGTATCGGATAG
- the rplR gene encoding 50S ribosomal protein L18: MAAKVKARQRRRRGVRKRVRGTGERPRLSVFRSARHIYAQIVDDVAGRTLAAASSLDPELRPAMARGGNRAAAAEVGKAIGQRALAAGVTKVVFDRGGYLYHGRVAAVAEGARETGLEL; this comes from the coding sequence TTGGCAGCGAAAGTCAAAGCGAGGCAGCGTCGGCGCCGGGGCGTACGCAAGCGCGTTCGCGGCACCGGCGAGCGGCCGCGCCTGTCCGTATTCCGCAGCGCGCGCCACATCTACGCCCAGATCGTGGATGACGTCGCAGGGCGAACCCTGGCGGCCGCCTCCAGCCTGGATCCGGAGCTGCGCCCAGCGATGGCGCGCGGCGGCAACCGGGCCGCCGCCGCCGAGGTCGGAAAGGCCATCGGCCAGCGCGCGCTGGCGGCGGGGGTGACCAAGGTCGTGTTCGACCGGGGCGGATACCTGTATCACGGGCGCGTCGCCGCCGTCGCCGAGGGCGCGCGTGAGACGGGGCTAGAGCTGTAG
- the rpmD gene encoding 50S ribosomal protein L30, with the protein MAKVQIMLVRSTADRPRKQQCTARSLGLFRIRRVAVHDDTPQIRGMIAAIRHLVQVEEIADAPPG; encoded by the coding sequence ATGGCCAAGGTGCAGATCATGCTCGTGCGCAGCACCGCCGACCGCCCACGCAAGCAGCAGTGCACGGCGCGCTCGTTGGGGCTGTTCCGCATTCGCCGGGTCGCGGTGCATGACGATACCCCCCAGATACGAGGGATGATCGCGGCCATTCGCCACCTGGTGCAGGTGGAGGAGATAGCGGACGCGCCCCCCGGCTAG
- the rplO gene encoding 50S ribosomal protein L15 translates to MKIGALSPTPGSTRRRKRVGCGTGSGHGKTCGRGMKGQKARGSVPARFEGGQTPLHRRMRKLRGISKAAMPRGMLRKHYAIVNIGQLERFEAGAQVTPELLLASRVIRSLEDGVRVLGEGELSRSLHVLASHFSASARGKIEAAGGTAEVV, encoded by the coding sequence ATGAAGATAGGAGCGCTCTCGCCAACCCCGGGCTCGACCCGGAGGCGCAAGCGCGTCGGCTGCGGCACCGGCTCCGGCCATGGCAAGACCTGCGGCCGCGGCATGAAAGGGCAGAAGGCGCGGGGCAGCGTGCCTGCGCGCTTCGAGGGCGGGCAAACGCCGCTCCACCGGCGCATGCGCAAGCTGCGCGGCATCTCCAAGGCGGCCATGCCGCGGGGCATGCTGCGCAAGCACTACGCCATCGTCAACATCGGGCAACTGGAGCGCTTCGAGGCGGGAGCGCAGGTGACGCCCGAGCTGCTGCTCGCGTCGCGGGTGATCAGATCGCTCGAGGACGGAGTGCGGGTGTTGGGTGAGGGCGAGCTGAGCCGGTCCCTGCACGTTCTCGCCAGCCACTTCAGCGCCTCGGCGCGCGGCAAGATCGAGGCCGCCGGCGGCACGGCGGAGGTAGTCTAG